The Triticum urartu cultivar G1812 chromosome 6, Tu2.1, whole genome shotgun sequence genome includes the window ATATACATAATAACATATTCAGAAGATGAACAAGAAAATACACTTGCAAATACACATCAGCAAACAAATTTGAGACTAGaggttaaataaaataaaatgaaaaccATAGGAAGCTTTTGTACTGAAATATTAACATAAAGGGCTATCAAAAATATATTTGTTCAGCAAATATTCTTCCAATTTGGATTGTATGGTCCAAGACGCATGATTGAACAATTATAAAATGGAGTAAAAAAATGATAATCTGTCCAGAAGAAGCCAGATGGAGATATATGTTACAGGTTATGCTGATGTCGTCCTCTGTTTATTCTGATTATAACAAATTTATATACATTTAAACTACATAAGTAGGCATATATTACAAATCAAGAAAGTAAAAGAAGACATTTTTACAGGGGCAAATGAAAGTTGACATACCTTTTCCCTTTCTCTCTCCatccttttttcttcttcttctttctttttacGAGCACGCTCCCTACAAGAGGGATGGATACTCTCAGTACGAGGTGTCTTGGAAGAAAATATTATTCCACAAAAAGATACATACTGAGTTCAAGACAAGTGCTCTTTATCTCAGAAAATTTCTCGTCCATAACCTATGGTTACTATATGTTACTATGCCCTTTATTCTGAATTCCAAGCTCTAAGATTTGTGCACAATTACGGAGAAATGGCACCTTTCAAAAGTAGTGTTGCAAAAACTGCACATTTTTTCTACTAAAGCTATCATTCCCCAAAGCGCATGCTTAGGGCACTGCATGTTCACAAAAGTATAAAGGCACCATACTTATGTTGTGTATTATGGTTATTTATTAAAGTTAAAGGTAGAAAATAAAGAACATAATAAGTATCCAAATGTCAACGAATTGATTCAGTACAACGAAAAATAGCCCTACAAACAGACAAATATCTGCTACTTCTAAAGAGAATTATTTAACCACCAGCCCATGATTCAAGAATGGTTTATAAAAGCACCTCAGCTCTTGTGCCTTaatcttcttctcttcctcagTTAGAGAGGGCTTGTTAGCCACGGTGTTGGCCGGCACCTGAGAGGTGAAATAAGATAACTTAAATAAGAAACCTGCAGATGATATGCGCTGGAGAGAAATATTGTTCTAGCCAAAAGTGTCAGTAACATCTATTCAGCCACCATTGAACACTGTTAATAGATGCTCAGTGGACAAAACTAAGTCAAGCAAGCAAGTTGGTCCTTGTGCATGGGCAGTTGGGCACAGATGGAAGCAGCAATAAGTGGAGGAGCTTTGGCAGTTGAATTCAGCATCAGCTATAGTTTAAGCCGATAATGTTTACTTCAAAGTAGCATTTCACCATAAAGTGAACACATCCAATTAAAGCTATTTTTATACAAAATCCCTTAAATGTTGCATGCTTATATTGTGTAGACACTTCTTGAACCATGGAATTCCAAAGTGGTGAAACCATGTCATTTGGGAAAAGTACAGCACCCTCATACATTCATATGAATAAACCAAAGCATGGATAACATATCAAAGAATAAAGTTGCTACTACCTGCAGTTAATTAAAATATAACTGTGATGAAAAGACTACCAAAACAATACTTATTTGCAAACATGGGACCAAGCACCATCAGAAATAAAAATGGGCAAATCTCTACTCTAACAAACAACGAAGAACAAAATAAAAAGCTTCATACCATAGGCATTTCATCAATATCCGGATCCTCCTGATGCTCAGAGAGCCAGTTAATGGCGCCTTCAATGGTGCTATTACCTATGTAAAAGTACACGGGTTCAGGAAAATTATGAACATCATTGTATATTAATTTGCAGCTGCATGAGATAATATCAAAAAAGGACCTATAAAATATGACTGGAGAGTGGAGATGGTAAAAGAATATTTCTATACACTGTTTATGCTGGTCCATTCAGGTAACTTAGTCATTTGACGCCACTGTCATCTTCAAGAAATTGATATAGTTCAATAAAAAGAGATTATAGTTTGATATAGTCGGTTATTCAGTATTATCACCCCTGTTCACATTTGTATGTTATCCAATAATTAAACTAACAATATTTTCTTTCATTTACATGGTTTTCCTTGGCTAAGTAATCTGATATCTTATGCCATTCAGAACCCAATAGTATAGTATATCCTAGCATGACACAGCACTTTGAGTAAGTTTATTCTTTATTCGATGAGTATGAAGTAAATTAAGATATGGCTCTCAATAAATCGCAGGCAATGTTATGTTGAGATATTCTGACAAGGGCCACAGTAAAATGATCTTATTATCATAGGCAATGTTATGTGCAGTGGCATCATCAACTGATAACATGACAGTTATACGAGTCAGAGGCTATAGCTATATACATACCGGAGAAGTGAAGTGCCCTAGTGGCACGCGCAGTCGAAAAGCCCATCGATTCAAGTTCCCCGAGCATCTCCTTGTTCACCTCTGGCGACACCAACTCTGCCAAAATCAAAACACACCGTCAACACTCAAAATCCGTCACAGATGAAAGAAACCCTTTGCTTATCTCAGATTGGAAACCGCACCTTGCGGCTCCGCGCTCCCGGACGCGTCCACATCCATGGCCTCGGAGGCCGGCTTGGGCGGCGCCTCAAGATCGATGGGCTTGGCCGCCTCCATGGTCTTGTCCGTGAACTCGGCGTGGCCCGTGCGCTTCTTGTGCAGGTCCACCTCCTACACACACCGAATCGACAGGCGGAACTGGATCAGGCACCGACGGAGATGTAAATCTAGCACGCAGGATCGACGAAGCCACCAAATCCGGCCGGGTTCCGTCGGGGGACGGAGCGGGGGAGGCGGGATCTTACGGTCTGAGAGCGGCATGGCTTGCCGCAGTCGGCGCAGACGAGGTTGAGGACGGCCTCGGTGGACTCGGCGAAGTTGGTGTGGGAGGTGGCCTCGGCGTGCGCCTGCGCCTCCTCCACGCTCCTCAGCTGCACGCCGCAGTCGCCGCACCGCAGGGACAGCCCCGCCATTGCTGCTTCCGACGGGGTCGCTTCCGATCGAGCGAATTTGGGGGCGAAACTCGAAAGCTGCTTCCTTTTTGCGAGGAGGTTTAGGGTGTGTTCGGTGAAGAGAAGAAGAGGGGACGGTCAAGCAAGTTTATCAGGATGCGCCTGCGAACGGGATCGTCCAGGAGAGGACATCCGGTTCGGATTCATCAGCTGGGAGTATTATAAGATTAGCGTCGTATTCAAAATATATTTTCAATGATACGTATATTTTCTCCAAAAACTTCTGATTTCTAAAGAAAAACGGAAATGTTAAcacccacacgtgtgggcgttcaCCATCCCGACCACACGCAAGCATCTTCATTGGCAACTTTGTGCACGAATCTTGGAACAAACCGGCCGGTTTTCTGCGCCACGTAGGACGAGGCGCGTGTGCAGTGTGCGAGTCAGTTCGCCCGCACGTTGGTTGACATCCCGCGGTCAGCGGTTGCCGCTCGGAGGCGTGTGGTGGAACTGCTATGCGCCCGCATGCCACGCTCCGATTGCGGTTGACGTCAAACACGTCGCACACCTCTGCACCCTCTCCCTCACGGTTCCATTTACTCACCCGCACCGCAGTTACTGGCACAACCCACTCGCATTTCAAACCATTGGAGGAGAAGGCGAGGGGAGAAGGCGACGGCTGAGGCGGAAGAATCGACGGTGTTCGCGACCGTCGGTGGGGCTCGCCGGAACGGAGCAGCTTCGCCGGAGCGCCTACGGGTTGAAGGTAATGCTCGCTACAACTCTCGCAATCCCTTCCTGCATTTTCCCCCTTCACTC containing:
- the LOC125513931 gene encoding GRB10-interacting GYF protein 2; its protein translation is MAGLSLRCGDCGVQLRSVEEAQAHAEATSHTNFAESTEAVLNLVCADCGKPCRSQTEVDLHKKRTGHAEFTDKTMEAAKPIDLEAPPKPASEAMDVDASGSAEPQELVSPEVNKEMLGELESMGFSTARATRALHFSGNSTIEGAINWLSEHQEDPDIDEMPMVPANTVANKPSLTEEEKKIKAQELRERARKKKEEEEKRMEREREKERIRIGKELLEAKKMEELNERKRIIELRRLEKEEEKRAREKIRQKLEEDKAERRRKLGLPAEAPAASKPSAPPPVEEKKSAFLPVRPATKAERMRDCLRNIKQQNKEEDAKVKRAFQTLLTYIGNVVKNPDEEKFRKIRLTNATFQERVGSLGGIEFLELCGFEKPEGEEILFLARDKVDKAVLNVAGAELNSAITNPFFGVL